The Lagenorhynchus albirostris chromosome 17, mLagAlb1.1, whole genome shotgun sequence nucleotide sequence ggatcttcccagaccggggcacgaacccgtgtcccctgtatcggcaggcggactctcaaccactgtgccaccagggaagcctagtgTAAGGGTTTTTTACAATTAAAAGTGGATGGATTCCATACATATCAGCTGATCCACTCAGCCTGATCTGCGAGGCCTCTTAAATTAAGTAATATACTCTTGAcatgaaaatcattaaaaattaccCCTCCAAAACCAGTAGTCATTGTTGATACTAGTTACATGAAaccattttcaattctttttttatgtaggTGGCAATTTTATGTCAGTTCCTCAGAGAGATTGACTACAAAACAGCCTTTAAATCACTGCAGGAACAAAACAGGTATGAAtggtttttgaaataaaatgaagctgAAATTTTTCTGCTTAAGAAAGAGGAAGTAACTGAGTTCTGTTTTTCAGTCATGATGCTATGGACTCCTACTATGACTACATATGGGATGTTACCATTTTGGAATACTTGACTTGTATCCTTCATCAACATATGTGTGTGATGTTAGAACAATTCATTTCTGTAAATTAaagaagtatttaatattttgtattttctaaataaaaaacaacagtTGAGAATATCGTGATATTTAATAGTatcaattttattattcttaactGATTCATTTAGATCTTCATCACAAAAGAGGAGAAACAGATAAAAGACAAATTGCGGTAAGTTATTTTATGCCTTGATTCTTCAATGATGTGCTTAATTTCCCTAATACTAAACTATTTCCTGTCTCATACAGCATCAAAATCCTTACAGTGGCCTGCAAGGCCGCATGTGACTTGACTTCTAGCTATTCATTCGACTCTCCCTTGCAACTTCTTCTACACCAGTACCCCTACTGTTCTTTGAACATGCCAAGAACATTCACTACCGAATGGCCTGTGAAATTTTCTCTTTCAGGAACATTCTTTTAACTTCCCTCAGGTCtcttctcaaatgtcaccttcttaaGAAGTAATTGTCCTTTCCTGACCATCTTATAAAATAGCAatgtctctccccctttccctccaaTACTCTTATTCTCATTtcccttttaaaacttttctccatagcacttatctaCAACTGACATActgtatatttacttatttattggctgtTTCCCCATGAGGTAGGAATTGGTTTTGTCACAGTTGAtacctagaatggtgcctggcaaaTAATAGATGCTCAGTAGTTACTTGAtggatgaattatttatttaaatttgactTATAAACCAAAACATTACAAATTCATGGTCATTTTTACAAGCCTAACATTTGCTGTGTCACTATTACCCAtatgttttctctttgctctttcaCTCATTAATAAAAGTATATGCCGTTTATTAAGTGTCCTTTAAAGCTTTGTACTTGGACTAAATTGTATGGCCATTATTTAGAGGAAACAGAATAACAGCagcatctttcaaaaaaaaagaggaaaaagaatatgGTGCCAGTTCCACTTACTTGGAGACTCCTCATTCTCCCATTTCCAACTTATCCAGGGCTGGAAGGCAATGCTGAAAATTTCCCAGTTCCCTGATGGCATTTCTAGACTATCtctacttgtatcattttttaagccTTTTCTCCTTGGAAGCTTACACCTACCTCCTTACTAGCTCATCTAAACAACTACCTGGATGTTCCTGTGCATGCATCAAAAGACATGTGATCAACTTATCCAACACCCCTGGCACTCCAGGTTCCATTATCACCTTTACTCTTCATCAGCCACCTATGGCCAGGCCTTTTTGTCAGAATTGCTCTACATAAGATCTCTGTGCCAGTAATCTATCCCTTTCTTACTTCCGGGCTCCCATGTTCCTCATCATCAGTGAGATGTTCAAGTTCATGACCAAGTTTTCCCCAGTCTGTCAGCCCTTTTCCAACTTCTGTTCCTTCCCTACTGACCTTGAGTACAGCAAATACTGGCCTGTGTACTCTCAGAGATACTGATTCATTTGATCTGAGATGAGACCCTGGGATCCAATTTTTAAGTTTTCCCAGGTAGTTCTGATTATAAACCAGATTTGGGAACCCCTTCTATCTATGGTTGACTGTCGGGACTACTCTGATTAATATTTTCAGCATCTTTGCTTTTTTGTCTTTTGCTTCATCTGGAAAAGTCCCAGCCCTGAATCAGTTCAAaaatttatgctttttttccccctgagccACTGAGTTCTGTTGGAAAAAATCCTACAACTGTATAAACTTGTGCCACTACCAAACCATGGCCTCCAACCTTAGCTGGCCGCTCATTTCTTTTGTTTACCTGCCAGTGGTCAGTGGTCTGCATTCTTTTTTAGGGAATATTTTAGACTTTCACCCTATTAAGCCCCTgtcctctctcccttttccatTTTCAGTAACTTCCTTGTCTGTTTGGAGTAGACCAGAAAAAAAGACTGATCAGCCTCCGTCCTTGTGAAAGTTATAGTCTTGGGAGTTGTGGCCCCTTGAGTGCCAGCTTCACATTCCTGTTTCAGGTCCCTGCTTTCCACCTTCAAAATAATTGACAACTGTATTCATTGTTAAGTCCACGCTTTTAGTCAGTAAAAGCTATGCTACTCCTTGATGAAGACAAGTTTTTATGCTTTTGATTCTATCCTTTCAGTGATTGTCCCTTTCAGTTAGTTATCTCCTCTCCTATATTGTCAACCACTCCCATACCTATAAACTATTTCATCTTTAATAGAAACTTCTCTTGACTGTACTCCACCTCTCTCTCACCCCTTCTCTgccgagttttttttttttttgcagtacgcgggcctctcactgttgtggcctctcccgttgcggagcacaggctctggacgcgcaggctcagcggccatggatcacgggcccagccgctccgcggcatgtgggatcttcccagaccggggcacgaacccgcgtcccctccatcggcaggcagactctcaaccactgcaccaccagggaagccctctgcctagttttttaaagctctttggtCCAATACAATTTGACTTCTGCCGTCCCCACTCTAACTGTTCTCAAGGGTCACCAAATGCCGAAGCCAGTGAATACTTTTCAGTCTTTATCCTGTTGTTTACACTCCTTCCTTCTTGAAATTCTTTATTCCTTTGGCTTCCCCGGCATTTTTACTCATTTCTTCTCCCTGActcttctgccttttcttctttgtgggTATTTCCCTCTGTCTACCCTTTAAACTTGTCTACCTCTTAAACTTGGTTTTCCCAAGAAGTTAGTCCTTGGGTATTTTCTGATAGCCCTACATTCTCCCTAGGTAACCTCATCCCCTCATGGTTTTGACCACTACCCACCTAGGATGTGTTATTTCTCTCAAATATCTGGCTCCTATTTCAATTTCTGTCTTATACTTTGAACTTTTATAGCCAGTCGTCTTCAGGATACTTTGTCTGAAGTAACTCTTTAGTTATACCCCACTACTAGGTTTTTCCACATGTATTCTTTCATGTGGAAATGGCATCATCCGCAATTCCTCCTACCCACTAACCTAACTGATGATCATTTCTGGATGGTCTTAGCTCCCTTCAAGCTACCTATCAGaatagtttttgttgtttaaaatatatatatatatatatatatataggaactTCTTTAAACAAAAGGTAATTTTAAGGTCCTAAAACATGCTCTCACAAAACACTCCATGGCAGAATACTATTATGGATTTTTATCAGGCTCAAGTATTTCTAATCATGAAAGAGAAGGGTCACTATATATTATAGTGCTGAGCAAACtagatatattttatgtattaaaaaagtGAAGCCCTGAAACATGAATTTTGATATTTCAGGTTATTTTGTAGGAGCCTTAATTGTAAAAATGTGTCAGATTACATGTAGagtttatttactgttttttttaagatactttatttatttatctggctgcaccaggtcttaggtgcagcatgtgggatctagttccctgaccagggaatcgaacccaggccccctgcactgggagcatggagtcttagccactggaccaccagggaagtccctttactgGTATTTTTAGTCAAATAAATTTACATGAATTTACTTGATGTTACTGAAGATAATTCCACAAACTATGGTTCAGTAATTGATCTTTTCCTTGAGTGGCTCCAGTCAGtctttgttaatttcttctaCACCTCTTAGCATCTACAATTAGAGGTTCAGTTTATCATTGTTAGCAAGTAGgtagttttatattttgtatactaGCAAAACTTTGTTTTTGACCAGACCTCTGATAACAtcacttttctgttttggaagatcAAAGCCATCGGCCAGACAGAATTGAACGCGAGCAACCCAGAAGAAGTGTTACAGCTGGCAgcgcagagaaggaaaaaaaagtttcttcaagCAATGGCAAAACTTTACTTTTAAGCagttagttaaaattttttaacttttattttttaaacaatgggctaaaaataaacagtattaaAAGATTAagtttatataatacatatttacatatttagtgGCGTTTTCTTTTCAGACAAAATACTGAAACatattagtttaaaaacaaaaactctacagAAGACTTCACACCATAACAATAGcttaaatttataatttcttcaaagGAAGAAGAGATTCACATGTCCAGTAATAGAATAAACTAGTAATCTAGTATAACTTTTCTAATCAAATCCACTTTTGAGgctgaaatttcatttttaaaaaactaaaatatttatgtagaAGTAGCtatatacagcaagttcttatgtcaaggttttgttttttttttttaaataaatagatttctAGGAGTCGTATACATTTACTGCTTTTCTGCCTTAAGAAAATACAAGTTTAGGTCAAGTGTTAAGCTTTATCACTTTGACACTGTCCTTAACTCATAATGTAGGAATTTAAAAAGGACCTTAGCAGTTTTGCAAACATAAATAAAGCCTTAGTCACACTAAATTGAGATAaccctaaagattttttttttagagtaataAAGTGACTTTCTCATATAAATAGTTTGAAAGGGTACTTAAGTTTTTCGCCCAAATTGTGATGTAcgaaaaagttattataaagcaACTTATACGTCAAAGCCCCACGTAGGAGCCACAGCATTTATCTTGTTTATAATTTCTTTGGCATTCCCACTGTTTAGAGCACAGTTTAAACACCATGTTCATCTAAGATTTACTGGTTAAAAATGTTATGGCAAGGCAAATAAACATAGTCAAACAGATTAAAgttcaccatttttaaaaattcaagttttaTAATAGCTTGCTACAGCAGCTATAGATAAATTAGTCACCTTATTACAAAACTAAACCTTTGTAAacaagtttaaaatttattttcaagaacCAAATTGCACTAGTTAAGAGTTTATAAATTTTGAGAATCTAAAAACTAGATTCAAAGTACTGTATCACTTAATGTACCCTGTAAGGTAGCACTTATCTAGTCAAAAACTCCAATGATGAAATTCCTAGTTTATCAAGATAAACATAGTAACACCGTATCAAAGAAATTCTTGTCATGAATCATGGCTGGCTTCTATCCAGTCAGTGTTGGGAATGAAGTCATCTTTGTAAACAAGTCCTGCTGTTTCTTTAAACAGCGAATATAGGAATTAAATTTCCTCCTTAGTGCCAATTTTAAGTGgttttttaaatcagagaatGCCAGTGAAACTTCTGAATCAGCCAGGACAGCCACAGCACTATTTTCCTGTAAGACTTAAGTAGTTAAGTTCTATGAAATGCTACGCAGCACTTCATCACTTCCAACTTGTTTGCTCAGTTAACTTTAGTGTTTTCCTGGTGGTTTTTCAGTGCTCTTCGGTGGTGTCATAATGCCTCCATTGCAAACTGGTGACAACTGTCCCCCCTTTCTGAAGGTGTTTATATAATTTACTTCATCCTGTACATGTGAAGAAATCATGCAGAGATTAACAGCTAAGATAAAGCATTGATATGGTAAAACAAAGTCAAACAAGACTTCTGTGTACTAATTTGAGACTACGTAGACCTAATATAATCCTCTCTTTATGTGTTTGCAACTGTGATTAGTCATATTTTAGAGGTTCAACTGCCTgcaacttgtatttttaaaaactcttacctGGACTATTGGCATTAATCTTGAGACACTTCATAAATCTTGCTTTGACTTCAAAGTTATTTTATtagcttttctacttttttttttttttttgtggtatgtgggcctctcactgttgtggcctctaccgttgcggagcacaggctccggacctgcaggctcagcggctccgcggaccggggcacgaacccgtgtcccctgcatcggcaggtggactcccaaccactgcaccaccagggaagcccaccttttcTACATTTTGAAATCAGTGTGCCCATTGGAACTTTCTGTCCCTTACCATCTTATATAACTGCTTGAAATATTACTCCGTAGTATCCTTACTATCAGTTTCAGTGACTTACCAAATAGTAAGACCAAAAAACTACAAGAAAGAAACATACCAGCATAGCCAGATAATTTGTATGTGTCTGTATATTGTGTCTGTCTTCCATAGAAATCTTCTTAAAAACCTTCAGCTTCACTGGGCTAGTACTTTTTACTATGCTGACAAAAGGCACCATCCAGTCTACACATTCAGAAATGTTGTCCCATTCCAAACCTAGataaagaaaagttagaaaaatgtGAAGGTTACATCAGAAACATATGCCTACTTATTTGCTTGTGCTTCAAAATTTAAAgatagttaatttaaaattcatgtaaaaaaggaaaccaaaacaaGCACATAATATAAACCAAAATCAACGAGTTTATGTGGGATTAGCGCTGTAAACTActgtatataggatggataaacaaggtcctactgtatagcacagagaactatattcaatatcctgtgataaaccataatggaaaagaatataaaaaaagcttgtctctatatgtataactgagtcactttgctgcacagcagagattggcacaacgttgtaaatcaactatactttaaaaaaattaaaataaaacaagtttagCAAGTCAAAACACACTATCACTCTCAAATATGTTTATAATGTGACTATTTTGAGGGAGAAAAAGACTTAGAGCTTCTTAGCCAGTACCTGCTACATAGGAAATTGAAATTGTCAAAACCCAAAGAACTCTTTAATGCGGAGCTGTAATTATATTGACTAACTTCAACTGGATTTAAGTTCCATTTgaccttattttttgtttgtggATCTATATTGAGGATTAGAAAGTACTTCTAATAGAAGGGAAGATAATCACTAAACtgcttttttccattaaaattttaaattcttgtttAGCAGGATGCTAAGTTCAAAATAGTccctttaaaatttgtgaatgGGTAAGAAGAGAACAAAATATACTGTCTTACCTGAGGCTTTCTTAACCACTTCACGAGAGGTAAAATGGCACAAGGCAGCAGCAGCGAGTATTCTGTACTGGAACTCTAATGAATCGATGGCAAGAATACACAGATCTAAAAGCTAACAGAGGAAAAAGTATAAGAATTTAGGAGAAGGATGAGTACTACATGTCACTACTAAACATCAGTCAGCTAACATTTTAGATTGCTTATGATGTGGACCATATGCCAAGAATTGCTAAAACTACAGGGATCCAAAGAGAAATAAGCTGCCACCCTGCAGGAAGTTCAATCTTGTTAATAAACAAGTAAAGGATTGTTACGATATAGCATGATGTGTACTATTAGGAAGCGCACCTGATCCAGAGTGGGGAAGACAGGGAAGACTTCTGCTTAAATGAGTCTTAAAATACAAGGTAGCCAGGAAGACTGGGAGGTAGAGAGTGTTCTAGATATAGGAAACAGAATTtacaaagataaatgagaaagaatTACTTTTCTTTGGCACTCAAGTCAGAACACATAAGGTAAAAAATATGACATAAGGAATATCtttccttcattattttaaaaaaagggggttGCTGGAGAGGCATGGCCTAGGTTAGATCATAAAGGGTCTTTAAGAAGTCAGAACTTTAAAGTTCTGACTGATTATTGAAGTTActagaagattttaaatcagGGAAATTACATTTTAAGAACAATCCCTTAGACTGTGGTGAAGCAGAAACACAAGAAGGGAACATGTTTCTAAACAGATGAGTTGAGAGGTAGTACAATCCAGGCAATAAGGGATCTGAACAACGATCAGTGAAATTATGTAAAAAGGTTAGATTTCAGAGGCCTGAGGTGATACCTGTCCAgtgaaataaaacttatttttgtcCCCATGGGTCCAGAAGACAGAAACAGGAGTAGACGAGTTGGAAATGAATTATTACTAGTATATACCTCTAGAAGCTTTCCACACTGTTTATCAGCTTATCAAAGGTTTGCCCTATCAAAAGCGTTTAGCTGCCTAGGATAATCTGGGATGCTAGGAAATCTGAGGGAAAAAATTAATATGACTTCATTAGAAAGTTCTACAAAATGAACCAATTCTAATATATTTACTGGTTCTCCAGTTTTAGTGTTCATAATGAGTTTACTAAAACACAAGTTGAATTTCAACGTAGGTTACTTAAACCCACCCAGAGTACCACAGTTTCTTCAATTCCATGTGTAAGATTTTCACATCCTACACAGAATAAGAATCTGGGTGTTCTTCACTTATATATGGCAGGTACAGCAGCCTTAAGATCCTACTTATGAGAAGCAGGCAGGAAAGAATGGTACCCTCCTCCTGTAATTACTTTCTTAGAATATTTGTTATACACTGGCCTAGGAAagtttaatttaaacttaaagttttaaataataactaaggtgattttaattttaacacaTAAAATAGGTTCCCTGTGTATTCAAATATGAGTGTAAGATAATTTTACAGAATAATTTCATACTATTATAAAACCTAAAACAACTGGCTGAAAAATACCTTTCCCCATGTTACATCAAAAAGAggtatttagggcttccctggtggcgcagtggttgagagtccgcctgccgatgcaggggacgcgggtttgtgccctggtccgggaagatcccacgtgctgcggagcggctgggcccgtgagccatggccgctgagcctgcgcatccggagcctgtgctccgcaacgggagaggccacagcagtgagaggcccgcgtaccgcaaaaaaaaaaaaaaaaaaaaaaaagaggtatttaACTCTCTACCTCATACTCCTGAAGAGTAAAAAgtgctcaaaatatatttaaatgcaagttttaaaactttgttttctagaattttcagTAAGCAATGTAAATATTGGGGACAGAATTTTATGCATCAGAAGTTTTGTTCTAGTCAGTTAAGGAATGAATTTAATTCAGTATGCTGTCATTTTGTTGTGTAGCCTATTTAGCACTATAAATACCCTAAACAAAACCTGTAATTAAAAACATtagcaaatattcaataaaaatatcaatacctGAGCTATCTGAATGAACTTTTCCTGAGAATACTGAGGTAGAAGAACTTTAGGAGCATCTTTAAGAGCATCAACTTGGAGGAAGAGATTTAGCCAGGAGATGACTGTTACAGGACAAAGTTCCCATTTTAAAGCCtgttaatgaaattaaaatgccTGTTAATAAATGTaggtatatataccacattataTAGGTACTTCCTTAAATAGTCATTTAAGAAACTTTTTGCTTTGGGCATATTTCTTCCTATTTTCATAACTACTTATAGATACCTCACAATCTAAAGCTGCTTGTGTTTTAGTCTATTATTGATACAGACCCCTTTATTATTCTCTAGTTATCTTTATTGACAAAGTTCCTTGGACCTATTTTTCATTCctacttttctcatttcttgCAGCCCCTCATCTTCCAAACGTATTCTTTATTGAAACTGcccttttaatttcattcaatAACTCCACAGCTAATTCCATTCAGATCTCCGAAGAACTGATTCTACACTTTTTCTTTATGTGATCTATAATGGCTTCTGTTCAACatgtaaaagctaaaaaaaagacaaatcctaATTTATGATTCTCTCCATGAAGCCCTGGGACTTTACCATTTATAAGAAGTCAAAAATAATTAGGAGAGAACAGAGTCTTAACGCCTATAGGACCACCCAGAGGATTCCATCTTCCCATTATATATCTTCCTTATACTATACTTCACGTCTGAATCTGGATAACTTTGTTACTAGAACATAttagaactatattcaatgtcttataataccctataatggaaaagaatctgaaaaaatatatatatataaaactgaatcactttgctgtacacctaaaactaacacaacattgaaaatcaagtatatttcaataaaaaaatttcttttaaaaagaacaatatcAGCATGCCAACAAGATCCCATTCTTACAGAGCTATCAATCTGAATGTTTATAAACATaacaaatttatattataatgtatatagTTTATAGATAATCTTGTAAATGAAAGTCATATTGATTGTGTTTTCTTGTGTCCTATTTATAAAACCAGGATGCTCAAATTTCATAACATACTTTCTAGTAGCTAACATTCACCCTTTAATCTCTAATTCAAGGCCcaattaaacatcttttttttttttcaactagctctttactttctttttttgtttgttttttaacatctttattggagtataattccaaTTAAACATCTTAATGCttctttcctctacccttctattAAAAGCCTTTCCCATgcatatagaaaagaaaaaaggcagtgaAATAATTCTCATTCTCCACCTGCTGGAAGAAGTGGAAAATCAGAACTAagatttgagaatcactgttggAATTCATTTATATACACATGATATGCTAACTATGTATAAGTTTCTAAAGTGTTGTTAAAcacttttaaattaagaaataatattctCAATATAGGAGAActgaaagatacagaaaaatagaGTTTACAGGTTAAGCAAATTCCCCTCCCATCTTAGAACTGGTTCCTAATACTAAAATCTCAGTTTTGACTACTTAACATTGTAGTCTTTGAGTTTAGTAAATTACAGTTATTAAATTGCaactagaaataataaagatatattaTTACCTTTAATATAATAAGTTCCATCCTTAAGATATCCTCTTCACTGCAAGCACCATCAGTGACATAAGCAAACTCTTGCAGCTTAGGAGCGtagatttcctttaaaatagatttaattaGTATCAAGCACAGTTGAGAGtgagattaaaacaaaagaattataTACAGACCAATCTAGGcttcatttttaaaggacaaaatgattataaatcttaataaaataattctacgatagccaaagcaaccttacctttaaagatatttttcataCCTGGGTATCTAAATTAGCCAACTATATTGattgaaacatttttatagaaCTGATTTTGAATCTTAGTTAATAAACAATTAGACTATTTTAACCAGTCATTTCAGTGACTGGTTAAAACGAAAAGCCAAACTTGTTTTAGGATTGCCTAGTATATCAGACTAAAACAAGATACTCAACAAATAAGGTCTAGAAATTGAAAACATTAACTTTATCCTAGTACAAAAGTATGGTTATTCAAACAATAATTTGTGCAGTTTCGTTGATGACAGGTCTGTCTTAACAGTTCAGAGAATAACAACTAGAATGACCAGAGGAGTAGAAGAAATGTTGCCACAGATGAGAACAGGCTAAAGATCAAGATTTCAGTCTAGAAAGGTATCTGAAACACACCATGTGATTTCAGGTAAGGATATACTGAATACAAACTTATTCGTCAAATTTGGCAGAATTTGGGGATAGCCCTTAAGgctcaaaagaaaaatgtggaagaggagaaaaatacaCTTAAGGAAATTAATGCATGATTCACAGTCCCTCTTCTACCCTCAAAACAATACAGGCTTCAAAAATTTCAGATAAAGGTAC carries:
- the CCNE2 gene encoding G1/S-specific cyclin-E2, coding for MSRRSSRLQAKQQPQPSQTDSPQETQIIQAKKRKTAQDVKKRKEEVIKKHQYEIRNCWPPVLSGGISPCIIIETPHKEIGTSDFSRFTNYRFKNLFINPSPLPDLSWGCSQDVWLNMLKKETRYVHDKHFEVLHSELEPQMRSILLDWLLEVCEVYTLHRETFYLAQDFFDRFMLTQKDINKNMLQLIGITSLFIASKLEEIYAPKLQEFAYVTDGACSEEDILRMELIILKALKWELCPVTVISWLNLFLQVDALKDAPKVLLPQYSQEKFIQIAQLLDLCILAIDSLEFQYRILAAAALCHFTSREVVKKASGLEWDNISECVDWMVPFVSIVKSTSPVKLKVFKKISMEDRHNIQTHTNYLAMLDEVNYINTFRKGGQLSPVCNGGIMTPPKSTEKPPGKH